The Flavobacterium faecale genomic sequence AATGATTGGTTCAAAGTACCCAAATATTCAGGTTATGCGGTGGGTTATGGATTGGAAACTATTATTGGTCCAATCGAAATAAAGCACACCTGGACCCCAGATAACTCAAAAGGATACACTTGGATCTCTATTGGATTCCTTTTTTGATTAAAAAGCGTAGTTTTAGGTATTTAATGCAGCCATTTTATCGTAGAGCAACCTTAAGATAATTATTGGGTATTTATAAAAAGTAGCTATTTTTTATAATATGTAAAAAAATAAGCCTTTTTATGAATCAAGTTCACAAATCGTATCTGAAAATGTATTTTTAGTGTAGAATATTCAATGTTCTTAGCTAACTTTGTAATCACAAAACGGAAGGGGTGGTTTCCTTCCTATTTGATATAAATTTCATAATTTATAGTTTTTTGGTTAGTTAATAGTATAAAAACTCAGTCATTATTTGACTGAGTTTTTATGTTTTAATATATTTGGAACAAATTTTGTATTCCTAGTCAATAAATAAAGTAAGTTATGAAAGGAGCATGCTCTTCAACGGATATTTAATCCAGTAGAAAATGCGAATGACATACGGCTGATAAAATTTTTAAAAATATCTCCCTATGAAAAAGTTAGTACTCTTCTTAATATTGATTACCCTCTTCAGTTTTGATACTCCAAAAGACGACGCCTATGATACGGGCGAATGGTTCAAGTTTAGAATTCATTACGGAATTGTAAATGCAGGCTATGCAACCCTAGAGGTAAAAGATGCCATTGTAGACAACAAAAAAGTGTACCATGTTGTTGGAAAAGGATACACCACCGGAATGTCTCGTTTCTTGTTCAAAGTAGATGACTTGTATGAAAGTTACATTGACAAAAACACCGGCAACCCATATTTGTTTACTCGAAAAATAGATGAAGGTGGATACACCAAAGACCAACAAGGTTTCTTCTATCAATCGACCAATAAAATTGTGGTAAAAGATTATAAGAATAAGAACGAAAAGACGTTTAGTATTCCAGATAATACCCAAGATATTCTTTCGTCTTTTTATTATCTAAGAAATCATCCCAATATTGATAAGTTGAAAGTTGGTGAATCAATCGCTATTGATATGTTTTTTGACGATGAAACCACAAAATTTAAGTTAAAGTATATTGGTCGTGAAGATATTAAAACTAAATTTGGAGTCGTTTCATCCATGATCTTTAGACCATTGGTACAATCTGGACGTGTTTTTAAAGAACAAGAAAGTTTGACGGTTTGGATTTCAGACGATGATAATAAATTGCCTGTTCGAATAAAAGCCAATTTGGCGGTAGGTTCGATAAAGGCCGATCTAGATGGTTTTAAAGGGTTAAGTAGTCCTTTTAAAATTAAATCGAAATAAATAAAATCATAGCCAACTAACTTTGTACAAAAGTTTAAACATAATAAAGAAATAAAAGTTTGAATAAAATAGCCTCCTTAATCCTCGTCTTAGCAACATTCGTCGCATGTGATAAAACAGAAAAAAAAGTTGAGGTACAAAAAGTAACCAAACCCAAAGTCGAATTCTCTGACTTTGGGTTTAATTATGCCGACTTTAATGTTATTCAAGATACCGTTAGAAAAGGAGATACTTTTGGAACCATCATCGAAAAACAGAATATTGGTGACCGCAAAGTGTATGAGATTGTACAAGCTGTAAAAGACACCTTTGATGTACGAATCATTCGACCAAACAAAGCGTTTACCATGCTTCGTTCCAAAAATAAAACCAATAAACTTCAGGTTTTTGTTTACCAACCCGATCCATTAAATTATTATATTTTTGATTTTAGAGACAGCTTGGTTGTTGCTCACAAAAAAACAAGACCAATTACCATTCGAAAAAAAATTATTGGGGGTGTATTGAAAGGTTCCTTATCTGAAACACTTGACAATGCTAAAGTTTCTACAGGATTGGCGAGTCAAATTACCAAAGTATACTCCTGGACTATTGACTTTTTTAAATTAAAAAAAGGAGATCGTTTTGGAATCGTGTTTACAGAACGCTACGTCAACGACTCAATCTATAATGGAGTGGATGAATTGAAAGGTATGTTTTTTGAATATAAAGGTAAAATAAGTTACGCTTTTCCGTTTGTGAAAGATATATCGACGGGTAAAATCGATTATTATGATGAGAACGGAAAAACCCTGAAAAATTTGTTTTTAAAGACACCAATTAAATTCAGCCGCATTTCGTCTCGATTTTCTAACAATCGTTTTCATCCTGTGCAACAACGCTGGAAAGCGCACAAGGGTACAGATTATGCCGCACCCACAGGTACACCTATAACCACAACGGCTGCTGGAGTAGTCGAAATGACGGGTTATACCGCAGGAAACGGTAATTATGTAAAAGTAAAACACAACGGAACCTATTCGACTCAATACCTACACATGTCTAAGATTTTGGTGCGACGTGGTCAACGCGTGACACAAGGTCAAGTTATAGGGAAAGTTGGTAGCACAGGACTCGCAACAGGCCCGCACGTATGTTATCGTTTCTGGAAAAACGGGGTACAGGTTGATGCATTAAAATTAAACCTGCCAATGGGTGAACCAATGACTGGAAGTGATAAATCAAGGTTTTTAGAAAAAATTGAACCACTGAAAAGAGAATTGGATAGCATAGGAAATTTATAAAATAAAAATTAAATATTTAGCATTTAAAAATCATTGTCTTTGGGCAATGATTTTTTTTTGTTCGAATACGTTGATTTGGTAGGAATTCTAGGTGTTTCTAAATAAAATCAAGTAGATTTGAGAAGGATTAAATGCTAAAGTGTAACGGATGAAAAATACAATACTATTGCTTTGTTTAATTATTGCGTTTGCGGTACATGGTCAGGAAAAGGGACTGTACATGATTAAAAAATCTAGTAAAAGAGTTGAGTTCTTGAGCGAGAATAAAAGAGTTCGTATTAAGACTACCGATGGTAAAAGGATGTTAGGTAGGTTTCAAATACTTGATGACAAAACAATCTTGATTGATAAGAAAGTAGTACTAATCGAATCTATAAAAAAAGTTCGTTATCGTCCGCTAGGATTGTCAATACTTTCTACAACTATAAAGACGGCAGGTGCTACAGTTGCAGGAATGGGCGTGGTATTACTGTCAGTTAATACTAAAAACACGGATAATAGCCATAGCGAACATGGTAACGAGGGCAATTTTATAGCTCCGCTACTAATTGGTGTTGGTGCTTTTTATTATGGTATTGGTGCTTTGCTGCATACTCCTTTTAATAGCCATAAAAATAGTCGATGGAATTATCAATTGAGCATTCCTCAAGATAGTATTGCAAAAAGTGTTGTAAGATAACTGTATGGCGCAAAGTGCAGTTGTAATGCTGTTCTTTTTGATATTTAGAATTCCCAAAAACAAGACAAAAATAGTCTTCCAGCCCTGATCGTCCCGAAGTTTCGGGAGATATCCTTGTGGGGGCTTTGGTTTTGCCCCCACAAGATATTAGGGAGAGCGGGAAATTAATCTACTGAAAAAGCCTGAAATTTCGCTTCAAGAAATCTCCATAATAATTTTAAATGAGGATTTAGTTTGCCATTACAAATCTGTTAAAACTATTTTCAGTATTTTTACGGTAATAAAAATCTTGAACTAAAAAAAATGGCTTTACAAACAAATAATCCAACAACAACTGCAGCTTGGAGCAAGCTTCAAAAACACTTTGATGCAATACAAAACGTTTCTATGCAGGAAATGTTTAAAGAGGATACTTCTCGAACAGAAAAATTCAACATTCAATGGAATAACTTCTTGATTGATTATTCTAAGAACAATATTAGCCAAGAAACGATGACTTTGTTGGTGGAATTGGCAAACGAAATGGGTTTGAAGGAGGCCATTGCTGATTATTTTGGGGGTGCTATAATTAATAAAACTGAAAATAGAGCGGCGCTTCACACTGCTTTGAGAGCCAAAGAAACTGAAGTTGTAAACGTAAATGGTGTCAACGTTGTTCCTGAAGTTTACGAGGTTAAAGCAAAAATCAAAGCTTTTACTAACGAAGTTGTTTCTGGACAGCGCACAGGTTACACAGGGAAAACGTTTACAGATGTAGTTAATATTGGTATTGGTGGATCAGATTTAGGTCCGGCAATGGTGGTAGAGGCTTTACAGTTTTATAAAAATGATTTGAATGTTCATTTTGTATCCAATGTTGATGGGGATCATGTAAATGAAATTATCAAGAAATTAAATCCAGAGACGACTCTTTTTGTGATTGTTTCAAAAACGTTTACAACCCAAGAGACGCTTACTAACTCTGAAACGATTAGAAAATGGTTCTTGACTACTGCTAAGCAAGAAGATGTTGCCAAGCATTTTGTGGCAGTGTCTACAAATATGCAAAAAGTTACCGAATTCGGAATTAATCCTGACAATGTTTTCCCGATGTGGGACTGGGTTGGAGGACGTTTTTCGCTGTGGAGTGCAGTTGGATTAACGATCAGTTTGGCGATTGGATATGACAATTATGAGCAGTTGCTTGAAGGAGCAAATGATATGGATATACATTTTCAATCTACTGATTTTGATAAAAATATTCCTGTAGTTTTGGCTTTGTTAAGTGTTTGGTACAATAACTTTTTTGGAGCAGAGAGCGAAGCATTGATTCCGTACACACAATATTTGCAAAAATTAGCGCCTTATTTACAGCAAGGAACTATGGAGAGTAATGGTAAAAGTGTAGGTCGAGATGGTAAGCCAGTAGACTACCAAACAGGTACTATCATTTGGGGAGAGCCAGGAACGAATGCGCAACATGCCTTTTTTCAATTGATTCACCAAGGGACAAAATTGATTCCGTCTGACTTTATTGGTTATGTAAAACCATTATATGGTGATGAAGACCATCATGATAAATTAATGTCGAATTTCTTTGCGCAAACAGAAGCACTGTTGCATGGAAAAACTGCTGATCAAGTGCAAGCTGAGTTTGATAAACAAGGACTAGATGCAGCAACTGCTGCTTACCTTTTACCTTTTAAAGTGTTTACTGGTAACAAACCTACAAATACAATTTTGATCGAAAAGTTGTCTCCAAGAACTTTGGGATCTTTGATTGCAATGTATGAGCATAAGATTTTTGTACAAGGAATTATTTGGAATATTTTCAGCTTTGATCAATGGGGCGTAGAGTTAGGTAAACAATTAGCCAATTCTATTTTGGCAGAGATTAATACAAAAACAGTAAAAGAGCATGATAGCTCAACTACTTTTTTATTAAATTATTTTTTCGAAAATAAGTAATAGAGAAATAGCCTCAAAAAGGCATTTTAAACACCAAAGCCTTAACGTTTATCGATCGTTAAGGCTTTTTTTTATTACTTTTTTGCTTATATTTGTTTTAAAAAATAAATTTTTATGTACGATATTTTAAAGCATTTTCACTCTGGCTGGGCTTTTTTGGCTCTTTTTTTATTGGTTTTGGCCGTTGTTAACTCTATTATTGGTTTGGTTTCTAAAAAAGAATTTACTCCATGGGATAGAAAAGTAGGAATCATGGGATTGATTGGTACGCATACCCAATTGCTATTTGGACTAATCTTGTATTTCGTTTCGCCACTAGGAGCAACATCTTTGGGACAAATGTCAGACAAGGCATTACGATTAACTTCGTTAGAGCACCCGCTAATTAATATTATTGCGATTGCATTAATAACTATCGGTTGGACAAAACATAAAAAAATTGTAGAAAGCAACAAGAAATTCAAAACGTTTGTAATCTATTACGGTTTAGGATTGGTGCTTATTTTGAGCAGAATTCCTTGGGATTTGTGGCATATTGCCCTATAATCTAGATTACAACTTAGTTTTTTTGGTAAGTCTAAAGCGCTAGGTATGGTTATTGCAAAGTAGATAGTAATAAAAAAAATCAACATGAAAAAAACTATAACACTATTTTTTTTGATCGCAGTTATAGGGTTTGCATTTAGCAAAGGCCCTGTAGTTGATAAAATAAAAGCTACTATCAACACTATGAAAACTAGTGGTAATACAACCAAAACTGCCAAAGATAGCGTTATTCAAGATCCGAAATTAAAACTTAAATTTTATAAAAAAGATGCTAATGCCTCCTATTATCACGACAAATTTAATGGGAGGCGTACGGCAAGTGGCGCAAAATTTAGTAATGATGGCTACACTGCCGCACATAGAAAATTTCCTTTTGGCACCAAATTAAAGGTAACCAATCAAGCTAGTGGTAAATCGATTATCGTTGAAATAAACGATAGAGGTCCTTTCTCCAGAGGACGTGAAATCGATTTGACCAAAAAAGGGTTCATGGAAATTGCTAAAAACAAAGGTATAGGCGTAATGGTTGTAACAATTGAAGAAATTGTAGACTAACGTTGCCAGTTTTTAAAAGGGTGTAGACTTAAATACGAATTATAAAATCGTTCATCTGTCGTTACTTCTTTTCCTAACCAATCTGGCTTTTCAAATTTTTCATTTTCAGACAAAAGCTCAATTTCGGCCATTATCAAACCTTCATTCTCTCCATAGAATTCATCAATTTCAAAAACATTCCCTTTCACTTTTACTTCGAAGCGGGTTTTGTCAATAATACCTTTTTCGCATAGGAGTAGTAATTGTTCTGCTTCTTCAATACTAATTTCTTTTTCCCATTCAAATCGAGACATTCCAGATTCACTTGATGCTCCTTTGATAGTCAAAAAGGCACGATCACCTTTTGTACGTACGCGTACGGTGCGCTCGGGTACCGAGCTCAAGTAGCCTTGTTTGATTCTTTTTTCAGAAAAGGCTTCTTTTTTAAAAGCGTCTGAGGTAACCAAAAATTTGCGTTCTATTTCTATCATAATTTTATATGTTTTAGGAACTTCGCTTGAAGCCTCATGATTTGCTGTACTTTTCTCAAAATAATTAGCTACTTCTGACTGTTACTGTCGTCAGGGTTATTTTGTTTTCAAAAGTAAAATATTTTTATAACATTAACACCTCCAAAACCAAATCCTGATTAAATTTGTACTATGGATCAACCGTTTCCCGAAAGAAAGATTATACACATTGACATGGATGCCTTTTACGCCTCGGTGGAACAAATGGATAATCCTGAGTTAATAGGGAAGCCCATCGCTGTAGGTGGATCTGAAAATCGTGGTGTAGTAGCAGCCGCTAGTTATGAGGCTCGAAAATTTGGTGTACGCTCGGCCATTAGTGGCGTGCAAGCCAAACGGAATTGCCCCGATTTAATTTTTGTACGACCTCGCTTCGAACGGTACAAAGAAATTTCGAAAAAAATCCATGCCATTTTCAAAGATTATACCGATTTGATCGAACCCTTGTCACTCGATGAAGCTTATCTTGATGTGACTCAAAACAAAAAGGGAAACCCTAGTGCTAGCAATCTTGCAGAAGAAATTCGTACCCGAATTTTTAATGAAGTTGGATTGACGGCCTCTGCAGGAATTTCGATAAATAAATTTGTAGCCAAAATTGCTAGTGACTACAACAAGCCAAATGGGCAAAAGACGGTGAAGCCAGATGAGGTAGAAGTTTTTCTAGAAAATTTAGCGATCAAAAAATTCTACGGAGTAGGTAAGGTTACCACCGAAAAAATGTATCAGTTAGGGATTTTTACGGGAGTTGATTTAAAATCGAAGTCGTTAGAATTTCTTGAAAAGCATTTTGGAAAGGCAGGTGCATTTTATTATAATGTGGTTCGAGGGATTCATAATAGTCCAGTAAAATCGGATCGAATTTCGAAATCAGTTGCAGCAGAACATACATT encodes the following:
- a CDS encoding DUF3108 domain-containing protein, whose amino-acid sequence is MKKLVLFLILITLFSFDTPKDDAYDTGEWFKFRIHYGIVNAGYATLEVKDAIVDNKKVYHVVGKGYTTGMSRFLFKVDDLYESYIDKNTGNPYLFTRKIDEGGYTKDQQGFFYQSTNKIVVKDYKNKNEKTFSIPDNTQDILSSFYYLRNHPNIDKLKVGESIAIDMFFDDETTKFKLKYIGREDIKTKFGVVSSMIFRPLVQSGRVFKEQESLTVWISDDDNKLPVRIKANLAVGSIKADLDGFKGLSSPFKIKSK
- a CDS encoding M23 family metallopeptidase — protein: MNKIASLILVLATFVACDKTEKKVEVQKVTKPKVEFSDFGFNYADFNVIQDTVRKGDTFGTIIEKQNIGDRKVYEIVQAVKDTFDVRIIRPNKAFTMLRSKNKTNKLQVFVYQPDPLNYYIFDFRDSLVVAHKKTRPITIRKKIIGGVLKGSLSETLDNAKVSTGLASQITKVYSWTIDFFKLKKGDRFGIVFTERYVNDSIYNGVDELKGMFFEYKGKISYAFPFVKDISTGKIDYYDENGKTLKNLFLKTPIKFSRISSRFSNNRFHPVQQRWKAHKGTDYAAPTGTPITTTAAGVVEMTGYTAGNGNYVKVKHNGTYSTQYLHMSKILVRRGQRVTQGQVIGKVGSTGLATGPHVCYRFWKNGVQVDALKLNLPMGEPMTGSDKSRFLEKIEPLKRELDSIGNL
- the pgi gene encoding glucose-6-phosphate isomerase produces the protein MALQTNNPTTTAAWSKLQKHFDAIQNVSMQEMFKEDTSRTEKFNIQWNNFLIDYSKNNISQETMTLLVELANEMGLKEAIADYFGGAIINKTENRAALHTALRAKETEVVNVNGVNVVPEVYEVKAKIKAFTNEVVSGQRTGYTGKTFTDVVNIGIGGSDLGPAMVVEALQFYKNDLNVHFVSNVDGDHVNEIIKKLNPETTLFVIVSKTFTTQETLTNSETIRKWFLTTAKQEDVAKHFVAVSTNMQKVTEFGINPDNVFPMWDWVGGRFSLWSAVGLTISLAIGYDNYEQLLEGANDMDIHFQSTDFDKNIPVVLALLSVWYNNFFGAESEALIPYTQYLQKLAPYLQQGTMESNGKSVGRDGKPVDYQTGTIIWGEPGTNAQHAFFQLIHQGTKLIPSDFIGYVKPLYGDEDHHDKLMSNFFAQTEALLHGKTADQVQAEFDKQGLDAATAAYLLPFKVFTGNKPTNTILIEKLSPRTLGSLIAMYEHKIFVQGIIWNIFSFDQWGVELGKQLANSILAEINTKTVKEHDSSTTFLLNYFFENK
- a CDS encoding septal ring lytic transglycosylase RlpA family protein encodes the protein MKKTITLFFLIAVIGFAFSKGPVVDKIKATINTMKTSGNTTKTAKDSVIQDPKLKLKFYKKDANASYYHDKFNGRRTASGAKFSNDGYTAAHRKFPFGTKLKVTNQASGKSIIVEINDRGPFSRGREIDLTKKGFMEIAKNKGIGVMVVTIEEIVD
- a CDS encoding CYTH domain-containing protein, with the translated sequence MIEIERKFLVTSDAFKKEAFSEKRIKQGYLSSVPERTVRVRTKGDRAFLTIKGASSESGMSRFEWEKEISIEEAEQLLLLCEKGIIDKTRFEVKVKGNVFEIDEFYGENEGLIMAEIELLSENEKFEKPDWLGKEVTTDERFYNSYLSLHPFKNWQR
- the dinB gene encoding DNA polymerase IV, whose translation is MDQPFPERKIIHIDMDAFYASVEQMDNPELIGKPIAVGGSENRGVVAAASYEARKFGVRSAISGVQAKRNCPDLIFVRPRFERYKEISKKIHAIFKDYTDLIEPLSLDEAYLDVTQNKKGNPSASNLAEEIRTRIFNEVGLTASAGISINKFVAKIASDYNKPNGQKTVKPDEVEVFLENLAIKKFYGVGKVTTEKMYQLGIFTGVDLKSKSLEFLEKHFGKAGAFYYNVVRGIHNSPVKSDRISKSVAAEHTFETNLSSEIFMLEQLQGIAATLENRLKKNAVSGKTVTLKIKYSDFSQQTRSKTLPYFIADKGLIMETIEELLYQERMKDSVRLLGISMSNLNTETSEKKEVVAVQLKFKF